From a single Phragmites australis chromosome 7, lpPhrAust1.1, whole genome shotgun sequence genomic region:
- the LOC133924685 gene encoding probable WRKY transcription factor 12 encodes MERSSQLETTCLPSLYAPSPCAPPSLLAPLPNQQKLLQMPLVREQAGNHGVMMLSSDHHGDLYPLLLPGIPFCPSAAAAACEKPPGFAALDAGQAGTLAVKARGEIGSTTTTCHGPSSWWKGPAAAAEKGRLKVRRKMREPRFCFQTRSDVDVLDDGYKWRKYGQKVVKNSVHPRSYYRCTHSNCRVKKRVERLSEDCRMVITTYEGRHTHSPCSDDADAAGDYTGSCAFTSL; translated from the exons ATGGAGAGGAGTAGCCAGTTGGAGACGACCTGCCTTCCTAGCCTCTACGCGCCCAGTCCATGCGcccctccttctcttcttgcTCCGTTGCCCAATCAGCAAAAGCTTCTGCAGATGCCGCTGGTCCGGGAACAGGCCGGGAACCATGGCGTGATGATGCTCTCTTCGGACCACCACGGCGACCTGTATCCGCTGCTTCTTCCCGGGATCCCGTTctgcccctccgccgccgccgccgcctgcgagAAGCCACCTGGTTTCGCGGCGCTCGACGCCGGCCAG GCGGGCACGTTGGCGGTGAAAGCCAGAGGCGAGATCGGTAGTACCACCACCACTTGCCACGGCCCAAGTTCATG GTGGAAGGggccggctgcggcggcggagaAAGGGAGATTGAAGgtaaggaggaagatgagggaGCCGAGGTTCTGTTTCCAGACCAGGAGCGACGTGGATGTGCTGGACGACGGCTACAAGTGGAGGAAGTACGGCCAGAAGGTCGTCAAGAACAGCGTTCATCCAAG AAGCTACTACCGGTGCACCCACAGCAACTGCCGCGTGAAGAAGCGTGTGGAGCGGCTGTCGGAGGACTGCCGCATGGTGATCACCACTTACGAGGGCCGCCACACCCACTCCCCCTGCAGcgacgacgccgacgccgccggCGACTACACCGGCAGCTGCGCCTTCACCTCGCTCTAG